A single window of Undibacterium sp. 5I1 DNA harbors:
- a CDS encoding LytTR family DNA-binding domain-containing protein — protein sequence MTTTAIIADDEDLPRKELHRMLADQWPELRILAECEHGADALEAIQEHAPDIAFLDIRMPGLSGLDVANAVKGRCHAVFTTAYDNHALEAFSAGAIDYLLKPISQLRLQEAIDRLKQRFSSKQAIPDVSQLMLELDKRLRTPAAERIRWISASVGDTIKMFPVEKILFFSSDEKYTRVVSSEDEAHVRKSLKEIIDGLDPELFWQIHRSIVIRADAITRAHRDEMGKFTVELRGSKEKLKVSQAYAWRFKAM from the coding sequence ATGACCACCACCGCCATCATTGCCGACGACGAAGATTTACCCCGGAAAGAATTACACCGCATGCTGGCCGACCAGTGGCCAGAGTTGCGTATTCTTGCCGAATGCGAGCATGGCGCCGATGCGCTGGAAGCAATACAAGAGCATGCACCCGATATCGCATTCTTGGATATCCGTATGCCGGGCTTGAGCGGCCTCGATGTTGCCAACGCCGTCAAAGGGCGCTGCCATGCGGTGTTCACCACCGCATACGATAACCATGCCTTAGAAGCATTCTCAGCAGGTGCGATTGATTATTTGCTCAAGCCGATTTCACAATTGCGGTTACAAGAAGCGATTGATCGTTTAAAGCAGCGCTTCTCCAGCAAGCAAGCCATCCCCGATGTCAGCCAGTTGATGCTCGAGCTCGACAAACGCTTACGCACACCGGCTGCAGAACGGATACGCTGGATCAGCGCCAGCGTTGGCGATACGATCAAGATGTTCCCGGTGGAAAAAATTCTGTTCTTTAGTTCAGATGAAAAATACACCCGCGTGGTCAGCAGTGAGGACGAGGCGCATGTCCGTAAATCTCTTAAAGAAATCATCGACGGTCTAGACCCGGAATTATTCTGGCAGATTCATCGCAGCATCGTCATCCGCGCCGATGCCATCACCCGAGCACACCGTGACGAAATGGGCAAATTTACTGTGGAACTGCGCGGTTCCAAAGAGAAGCTCAAGGTCAGTCAAGCCTATGCATGGCGTTTTAAAGCGATGTGA
- a CDS encoding EAL and GGDEF domain-containing protein produces the protein MKTHQWQALIEGMLEAVLLVDPIQLRILAANRSAHALLHLETGSLIDKPVVELAAAPEDLFFWEDAAAGLSDNIFSETLLQRPDGSTVQVERRVSLVHIGLDITIYVVAIRDHTNQRQVENELEKLIAELRATLESTADGILVTDLDGGIRSYNHLFAKLWSLPEELLTQRDDNAIYAWLDKCMVDASHYGERLGAINRSPLMEATDVLVLRSGKILERVTLPQYARGRAIGRVYSYRDITQRLADEARLQLAAKVFESSTDAIFITDSDQKIITTNPSFEQLTSYSEQEMIGKTPSDFFAEETNTVLVEQLLENLETKGFWEGELWNRRKNGHAYLCMISLVRVQDESGATMHYIGFFKDRTETHTAKQRIEELAFSDVLTGLPNRLLLAERIKQSITLASRNNGTFALLFLDLDHFKQINDSLGHPFGDRVLIDVTERLKKCIRQVDTASRLGGDEFVLLLHQADANGAEICARRVLEELSAPFTLDGMNFSVTCSIGIALYPDDGTNMDDLIKNADSAMYHVKERGRSDFRFYQRQMNIGLLSRMKIDHAMRQALEHQTFRLYYQPLVNLDSGKIFGAEALIRWHDKDLGEVSPAQFIPIAEETGVIVAIGNWVLTTAVKQAALWNLGDQQMRISVNVSALQFQQSDFVENVARILDEAGLPPDRIELELTESILIRDAEEALVKLQSLADLGVKMAIDDFGTGYSSLSYLKRFPINKLKIDRSFVMHLPDDESDVAIVTAIISLAHALRLRVIAEGVETEDQRNFLQTMNCDELQGYLYSPALSSHDFEAKYLRN, from the coding sequence ATGAAAACGCATCAGTGGCAAGCCTTGATCGAAGGCATGTTAGAGGCCGTTTTATTGGTCGATCCGATTCAGTTACGCATACTCGCAGCCAACCGTTCGGCGCACGCTCTACTGCATTTAGAGACCGGCAGCCTGATTGACAAACCAGTGGTAGAACTGGCCGCTGCACCAGAGGATTTATTCTTTTGGGAAGACGCCGCCGCAGGCTTGTCAGACAATATATTTTCTGAAACCTTATTGCAGCGCCCTGACGGCAGTACGGTGCAAGTTGAGCGCCGGGTAAGCTTAGTGCATATCGGCCTGGATATCACCATCTATGTAGTCGCAATCCGTGACCATACCAATCAGCGTCAGGTAGAAAACGAGTTAGAAAAACTCATCGCTGAATTGCGTGCCACATTAGAATCTACCGCCGACGGTATTCTGGTAACAGATCTTGATGGCGGCATCCGCAGCTACAATCATTTATTTGCCAAACTCTGGAGTCTGCCGGAAGAACTATTGACTCAGCGTGATGACAATGCAATTTATGCTTGGCTGGATAAATGCATGGTTGATGCCAGTCATTATGGCGAGCGACTGGGTGCCATCAACCGCTCGCCATTGATGGAAGCGACCGACGTGCTGGTGCTGCGTTCTGGCAAAATATTAGAGCGCGTGACTCTGCCGCAATATGCGCGTGGTCGCGCAATTGGCCGGGTGTATTCCTACCGCGACATTACCCAAAGACTGGCAGATGAGGCACGCTTACAACTCGCGGCCAAAGTGTTTGAATCTAGTACTGACGCGATTTTTATCACTGACAGCGACCAAAAAATTATCACGACCAACCCGAGTTTTGAGCAGCTTACCAGCTACTCAGAACAAGAGATGATAGGCAAAACGCCGAGTGATTTTTTTGCTGAAGAGACCAATACCGTTTTAGTCGAACAATTATTAGAAAATCTGGAAACCAAAGGGTTTTGGGAGGGTGAATTGTGGAATCGCCGTAAAAATGGTCATGCCTATTTATGTATGATCTCTCTGGTCAGAGTACAAGACGAGAGCGGCGCGACCATGCATTACATCGGCTTCTTCAAAGACAGGACCGAGACTCACACTGCCAAACAGCGCATAGAAGAGTTAGCGTTTTCGGATGTCTTAACGGGTTTGCCCAATCGTCTGTTATTGGCAGAGCGCATCAAACAATCGATCACTCTAGCCAGCCGCAATAACGGTACATTTGCGCTGTTGTTTTTGGATCTGGATCACTTCAAACAAATCAATGATTCGCTCGGGCACCCCTTTGGTGACCGGGTTTTGATCGATGTGACTGAGCGACTGAAAAAATGTATACGCCAGGTAGACACCGCGTCGCGGCTTGGTGGGGATGAGTTTGTGCTACTGCTGCATCAGGCAGACGCGAATGGTGCAGAAATTTGTGCCAGGCGTGTGCTGGAGGAGCTCAGCGCGCCGTTCACACTGGACGGGATGAATTTTTCCGTCACTTGCAGCATCGGCATCGCGCTATATCCTGATGATGGCACCAACATGGATGATCTGATCAAAAACGCCGACAGCGCCATGTACCATGTGAAGGAAAGAGGGCGCTCGGATTTTCGTTTTTATCAGCGGCAAATGAACATCGGTTTGCTGTCCCGCATGAAAATCGATCATGCGATGCGTCAGGCCCTAGAGCACCAGACTTTCCGTCTGTATTACCAGCCCCTGGTTAATCTGGACAGCGGCAAAATCTTTGGTGCGGAGGCACTGATCCGTTGGCATGATAAAGACTTGGGCGAAGTCAGTCCGGCGCAGTTTATTCCTATTGCAGAAGAAACCGGCGTCATCGTTGCAATCGGTAATTGGGTGCTGACCACCGCCGTTAAACAAGCTGCTTTATGGAACCTGGGCGACCAGCAGATGCGGATTTCTGTCAATGTATCGGCGCTACAATTCCAGCAAAGTGATTTTGTAGAAAACGTCGCAAGAATCCTGGACGAAGCCGGTTTGCCACCGGACCGGATAGAACTGGAACTGACCGAATCGATCTTAATCCGGGATGCAGAAGAAGCCTTGGTCAAGCTCCAGTCTTTGGCTGATTTGGGTGTGAAGATGGCGATTGATGATTTTGGTACGGGCTACTCCAGTCTCAGTTATCTGAAGCGTTTTCCGATCAACAAGCTCAAAATCGACCGCTCATTTGTCATGCATTTACCGGACGACGAGAGCGATGTCGCGATCGTCACCGCCATCATTAGTCTAGCCCATGCGCTTAGACTGAGAGTGATCGCAGAAGGCGTAGAAACCGAAGATCAGCGCAATTTCTTACAAACTATGAACTGCGATGAGCTACAAGGTTATTTATATTCGCCAGCCTTATCCTCACATGATTTTGAGGCCAAGTATTTGCGGAATTGA
- a CDS encoding sensor histidine kinase — translation MTPTPSALHQRQIDQPLPSEVSLQSDTWLTRARNYPVFSRTWYRYRMQACFGVLIPTLLFCALIGLMINSDMRKFLTAAIPITISFFSLHLVGTLAAVWVRQRNYRERKEVVLLILALLLGAAFSYGVFNGTRYATKYVAYGDGNITIYLDANAKIDTDKEHPKNKPASTSSAFSAGVSDGAAAGAAGATTGKPKDSSDRISNSSTIMAGDIVGNLTAAGFLIYAGGGVDLWLFFRQRKRLVEALRLQELRREQEARREAELRLSVLVAQVEPHFLFNTLAGVRSAILTEPGRATAIVDHLVDYLRATIPQMRNDGSAEQARLSKQLEAVRAYLSLMQARIPRLSFSVESDVVDAALPPLMLISLVENAIKHGIEPKIGPAHITVTAKVIAHEDDKEYLELSVADNGVGFGGTTSGSGIGLANIQERLQSMYGKHASLTLKAGPEGGVIASIVLPLSA, via the coding sequence ATGACACCAACTCCATCCGCTTTACATCAGCGACAAATAGACCAACCGCTGCCGTCAGAAGTCTCGCTGCAAAGTGATACCTGGTTGACCCGCGCCCGTAACTATCCGGTTTTTTCCCGCACCTGGTACCGTTACCGCATGCAAGCTTGCTTCGGCGTGTTAATCCCCACCTTACTGTTTTGCGCTCTGATTGGCTTAATGATCAATTCAGATATGCGCAAGTTTTTAACAGCCGCAATACCGATTACGATTAGTTTTTTTAGCTTGCATCTGGTCGGTACTTTAGCCGCGGTCTGGGTCAGGCAACGCAACTACCGAGAGAGAAAAGAGGTAGTCCTATTAATTCTTGCCTTGTTGTTGGGCGCTGCTTTCAGCTACGGCGTCTTTAATGGCACACGCTACGCGACAAAATATGTTGCCTATGGCGATGGAAACATCACCATTTACCTCGATGCCAACGCAAAAATAGATACCGACAAAGAGCATCCTAAAAATAAACCTGCAAGTACATCTTCTGCTTTTTCTGCTGGCGTAAGCGATGGTGCGGCGGCTGGTGCGGCTGGTGCAACTACTGGCAAACCAAAAGATAGCAGCGATCGGATCAGCAATTCATCCACCATCATGGCTGGCGATATTGTGGGAAATTTAACCGCGGCTGGTTTTCTGATTTACGCAGGCGGCGGCGTTGATCTGTGGCTGTTCTTCCGCCAGCGCAAACGTCTGGTTGAAGCCTTGCGTTTGCAAGAACTGCGGCGCGAGCAAGAGGCACGTCGCGAGGCGGAGTTGCGCCTATCGGTTTTGGTAGCGCAAGTGGAACCGCACTTTTTGTTTAATACACTGGCCGGCGTGCGTTCAGCGATTCTGACGGAACCCGGCAGAGCCACCGCAATTGTGGATCATCTAGTCGATTATTTACGGGCGACTATTCCACAAATGCGTAACGACGGCAGCGCTGAGCAGGCACGCTTATCCAAACAACTAGAAGCCGTGCGGGCTTATCTGTCTTTGATGCAGGCGCGGATTCCACGCCTGAGTTTTTCGGTGGAGTCGGATGTGGTCGATGCTGCCTTACCGCCGCTGATGTTGATCTCTCTGGTCGAAAACGCGATCAAACACGGCATAGAGCCAAAGATAGGGCCAGCACATATTACGGTTACCGCAAAAGTGATAGCGCATGAGGATGACAAAGAATATTTAGAATTGTCCGTGGCCGATAACGGCGTCGGTTTTGGTGGCACCACATCGGGCAGCGGCATTGGTCTGGCCAATATTCAGGAGCGTTTGCAATCCATGTACGGCAAGCACGCCAGTCTCACACTCAAAGCTGGCCCCGAAGGCGGCGTGATCGCCAGTATTGTTTTACCTTTGTCCGCATAA